A window of Synergistaceae bacterium contains these coding sequences:
- a CDS encoding isocitrate/isopropylmalate dehydrogenase family protein, translating to MKNYKIALLPGDGIGPEVTAEAIKVVEAAGARHDFKVQWVSYPFGAGHYNRTNEILPESALTEMGLCDAMMLGAVGDPSVKPGILERGILLKLRFHFDQYINLRPARSYKNVPCPVPLPEGTHIDSIVVRENTEDFYMGVGAVTQGGEGGGGMKIPFEAERGPYKLSGRLDAAFDPDCPAALQIGVLTRPGVERVTRYAFDLAKQRGEKEVVLASKANAVPFLYGFLDEETRRVAAEYPEIALTIRNVDALCYQLARKPWGHGVILCPNLFGDIVSDLLSGLTGGLGLGAGGNIGEKLSMFEPVHGSAPDIMGTGKANPLAAILCAVMMLDHIGENAGAKAIDAAVSSYLEESDASAKPIELGGSALCQAVGDSVAGKIA from the coding sequence ATGAAAAACTATAAAATCGCGCTCCTGCCCGGAGATGGGATCGGACCGGAAGTTACGGCCGAGGCTATCAAGGTTGTGGAGGCGGCGGGCGCGCGACATGATTTCAAGGTGCAGTGGGTGAGCTATCCCTTCGGCGCGGGTCATTACAACCGGACAAATGAGATTCTCCCCGAATCCGCGCTGACGGAAATGGGGCTTTGCGACGCGATGATGCTGGGCGCGGTGGGTGATCCCTCTGTGAAACCGGGGATTTTAGAGCGCGGGATATTGTTGAAACTCCGCTTCCACTTCGACCAGTACATCAACTTGCGTCCGGCGCGAAGCTACAAAAACGTTCCCTGTCCCGTCCCCCTTCCAGAAGGAACTCATATCGATTCCATCGTGGTGCGCGAAAACACGGAGGATTTTTATATGGGGGTGGGCGCCGTCACCCAAGGAGGCGAAGGAGGCGGCGGTATGAAAATCCCCTTCGAAGCAGAACGTGGACCCTATAAACTTTCCGGGCGGCTGGATGCCGCCTTCGACCCCGATTGCCCGGCGGCGCTGCAAATCGGGGTTCTCACACGCCCCGGTGTGGAACGGGTGACGCGCTATGCTTTCGATCTGGCGAAACAACGGGGCGAAAAAGAGGTCGTGCTTGCCAGTAAAGCCAACGCCGTCCCCTTCCTGTACGGGTTCCTGGACGAGGAGACGAGGCGCGTCGCGGCAGAGTATCCCGAAATCGCTCTGACGATACGAAACGTGGACGCGCTGTGCTATCAACTGGCGAGAAAACCTTGGGGACACGGCGTCATTTTGTGTCCGAATCTTTTCGGCGACATCGTCAGCGACCTCTTGTCGGGATTGACGGGAGGATTAGGCCTCGGCGCTGGAGGCAATATCGGGGAAAAGCTTTCGATGTTCGAGCCCGTACACGGTTCCGCGCCAGACATCATGGGAACGGGCAAAGCCAACCCCTTGGCGGCGATTTTATGTGCCGTGATGATGCTCGACCACATTGGGGAAAACGCGGGAGCAAAGGCCATCGACGCGGCGGTAAGCTCTTATTTGGAGGAATCAGACGCCTCCGCGAAACCTATCGAACTGGGGGGCAGCGCTCTTTGTCAAGCTGTGGGAGATAGCGTAGCGGGAAAAATCGCGTAA
- a CDS encoding 3-isopropylmalate dehydratase small subunit translates to MKTILTGKVWKYGDNVDTDVIIPARYLSTSLPEELAPHCMEDIDETFAKNVQRGDIIVAGNNFGCGSSREHAPIAIAGAGVSCIVAISYARIFFRNAINVGLPILECPEAVNGIQKDDVVEVDLEKGTVTDKTNGNTWTANPFPVFLRDLIDSGGLVSWARRQIEQIETKS, encoded by the coding sequence GTGAAGACAATCTTGACGGGCAAGGTTTGGAAATACGGCGATAACGTGGACACGGACGTCATCATTCCGGCGCGCTACCTTTCCACCAGCTTGCCGGAGGAACTGGCGCCCCACTGCATGGAAGACATCGACGAAACCTTCGCGAAAAACGTACAGCGGGGCGACATCATCGTAGCGGGGAATAACTTCGGCTGCGGTTCGAGTCGCGAGCACGCTCCCATCGCCATCGCGGGGGCGGGAGTGTCTTGTATTGTAGCGATATCTTACGCGCGAATTTTCTTCCGCAACGCGATCAATGTGGGTCTTCCGATCCTCGAATGTCCCGAGGCCGTGAATGGCATTCAAAAGGACGACGTGGTCGAGGTCGACTTGGAAAAAGGCACAGTTACCGATAAAACCAACGGCAACACTTGGACGGCCAACCCCTTCCCCGTGTTTCTGCGAGACCTGATTGACTCAGGAGGGTTGGTCTCGTGGGCGCGTCGGCAGATAGAGCAGATAGAAACGAAAAGCTAG
- a CDS encoding helix-turn-helix domain-containing protein: MILAYKTEIDPVSEHVEKIEHVEKIEKIHRTIGVCRFVYNLFITTNQQNHKAE; the protein is encoded by the coding sequence ATGATTCTAGCTTACAAAACAGAAATAGATCCAGTGTCTGAGCATGTTGAGAAGATTGAGCATGTTGAGAAAATTGAGAAGATACACCGGACTATCGGTGTTTGTCGTTTCGTGTATAACCTATTCATAACCACGAACCAGCAAAACCACAAAGCTGAGTAA
- a CDS encoding MerR family transcriptional regulator, translated as MDKAYDSRQAAEFLGVKVKTLQKWDREDKLKPASRSKTKRRIYTENRLKDFLRLKSENSRVRVVAYCRVSSQAQKPDLRKQQTVIEQYCGELGLRDVEFICEKELSPEQEMIQDLMTIVHRFSSRLCGLRDYKKSLKEALEHDSSLQNRNRSSV; from the coding sequence ATAGATAAGGCATATGATTCGAGGCAAGCGGCAGAATTTCTTGGCGTTAAAGTAAAAACTCTACAGAAGTGGGACAGGGAGGATAAATTAAAACCCGCTTCACGAAGTAAAACAAAGCGGAGGATTTATACCGAGAACCGATTAAAAGATTTTCTGCGTTTGAAGTCGGAAAATTCTCGTGTCAGAGTCGTTGCGTATTGTCGGGTTTCCAGCCAAGCTCAGAAGCCTGACTTAAGAAAACAGCAAACAGTTATTGAACAATATTGCGGTGAATTGGGGCTACGAGATGTCGAGTTTATTTGCGAAAAGGAATTGAGTCCAGAGCAAGAAATGATCCAGGATTTAATGACGATAGTTCATCGTTTTAGCTCAAGGTTATGTGGGTTACGAGACTACAAAAAATCTTTGAAGGAGGCACTGGAACATGATTCTAGCTTACAAAACAGAAATAGATCCAGTGTCTGA
- a CDS encoding 3-isopropylmalate dehydratase large subunit — MSAFTMAEAIIAAHSKDPVAAGNICGVKVDFAFANDITAPPAIRELGNMGAEKVFDAERCAVLLDHFTPNKDIASAEQSKISREFARKQNLLFWEVGRVGVEHAFLPEQGYILPGEIILGADSHTCTGGALGALATGVGSTDLAAAWALGSTWLRVPETCRVDFVGNLSPWLGGKDLILSVIGKLGVEGARYMALEFHGNALSHLPLDGRMTMANMAIEAGGKTGLFVPDETALTYVSARAKRAYTPIFPDKDAVYAKTISIDLDKLEPVVALPHLPENVKAAKECKEMEIDQVFIGSCTNGRISDIEQAARILKGRKVHDRVRLIVIPASYEVYNASLDRGYIRDLTESGAVVCTPTCGPCLGGYMGILAAGERCVSTSNRNFVGRMGSPKSEVILAGPLVAAASAILGRVADPREV; from the coding sequence ATGAGCGCTTTTACTATGGCGGAGGCCATCATTGCCGCGCACAGCAAAGACCCTGTGGCGGCGGGTAACATTTGCGGGGTGAAGGTGGACTTTGCCTTCGCTAACGATATTACAGCGCCGCCCGCGATCCGAGAATTGGGCAACATGGGGGCCGAAAAGGTTTTCGACGCGGAACGCTGCGCGGTCTTGCTGGACCACTTCACGCCGAACAAGGACATCGCGTCGGCGGAGCAGTCGAAGATCAGCAGGGAATTTGCCCGCAAGCAGAATCTACTCTTCTGGGAAGTGGGTCGGGTGGGAGTGGAGCACGCTTTTTTGCCCGAACAGGGATACATTCTGCCCGGCGAGATCATCTTGGGAGCCGATAGCCACACCTGCACGGGGGGCGCGTTGGGGGCACTGGCCACGGGGGTCGGTTCCACGGATCTGGCGGCGGCTTGGGCGTTGGGGAGCACGTGGCTGCGAGTCCCGGAGACCTGTCGCGTCGATTTCGTGGGAAACCTCTCCCCTTGGCTTGGCGGCAAGGACCTGATCCTGTCCGTCATCGGCAAACTGGGAGTCGAAGGGGCGCGTTACATGGCGCTCGAATTTCACGGGAACGCGCTGTCCCATTTACCTCTGGACGGGCGCATGACGATGGCGAACATGGCGATTGAGGCAGGCGGAAAGACGGGGCTCTTCGTGCCCGACGAAACGGCTCTGACCTACGTGAGCGCGCGGGCAAAACGCGCGTATACCCCCATTTTCCCCGACAAAGACGCTGTTTACGCGAAGACGATCTCCATCGACTTGGACAAGTTAGAGCCCGTGGTGGCCCTCCCCCACTTGCCGGAGAATGTGAAGGCGGCCAAAGAATGCAAAGAGATGGAAATCGACCAGGTCTTCATCGGATCCTGCACCAACGGACGAATTTCCGATATCGAACAGGCGGCACGCATTCTGAAAGGACGCAAAGTTCACGACCGGGTGCGCTTGATCGTTATCCCCGCGTCCTACGAGGTCTACAACGCCTCTTTGGACAGGGGATACATTCGAGACCTGACCGAGTCCGGAGCGGTGGTTTGCACCCCCACCTGCGGACCCTGCCTGGGCGGCTACATGGGCATTTTGGCCGCGGGGGAACGCTGCGTTTCCACCAGTAACCGCAACTTCGTCGGCCGCATGGGCAGCCCGAAAAGCGAAGTCATCCTGGCTGGGCCTCTGGTGGCGGCGGCCAGCGCCATCCTCGGTCGTGTCGCGGATCCCAGAGAAGTCTGA
- the metK gene encoding methionine adenosyltransferase encodes MATAEKFIFSSESVTEGHPDKVADQISDGILDAILKDDPNGRVACETLCTTGMVMVAGEITTKTYVDIPKLAREIVKEIGYTRAKYGFDGETCAVLTAIDEQSGDIALGVNNALEVRDKTITEEDIAKIGAGDQGMMFGYACNETEEYMPMPIALAHNLARQLTKVRRDGLISYLRPDGKTQVSLQYEGGKVVRADTIVISSQHHPEATLKEIRADIIEHVITPIVPTHLIDGNTRILVNPTGRFVKGGPMADTGLTGRKIIVDTYGGWVPHGGGAFSGKDPTKVDRSGAYMARYATKNIVAAGIADQCQVQVAYAIGVAEPVSLNVNTFGTGKISDDKIAELLRKHFDFRPAASIRDLDLRKPQYRALAAYGHMGRIDITPLPGWEKTDRAETLKKAAGA; translated from the coding sequence ATGGCAACGGCAGAAAAATTCATTTTCTCCTCGGAGTCCGTTACGGAGGGACACCCTGACAAGGTGGCGGATCAGATATCCGACGGCATCTTAGACGCGATCTTGAAAGACGACCCCAACGGACGAGTGGCCTGTGAGACGCTTTGCACCACGGGTATGGTGATGGTAGCGGGGGAAATTACGACAAAAACCTACGTAGACATTCCAAAACTGGCCCGCGAGATTGTGAAGGAAATCGGCTATACCCGCGCGAAATACGGTTTTGACGGAGAAACCTGCGCGGTGCTCACCGCCATTGATGAACAGTCGGGCGACATTGCTCTGGGCGTGAACAACGCTCTCGAAGTGAGGGATAAAACGATCACCGAGGAGGACATCGCAAAAATCGGAGCGGGAGACCAAGGCATGATGTTCGGCTATGCCTGCAACGAGACGGAAGAATACATGCCCATGCCCATCGCTCTGGCCCACAATCTCGCTCGGCAGTTGACCAAGGTACGGCGGGACGGGCTGATTTCTTACCTGCGCCCGGACGGCAAAACCCAAGTCTCCTTGCAATACGAGGGAGGCAAGGTGGTGCGCGCCGATACCATCGTGATCTCGTCCCAGCATCACCCCGAGGCCACCCTCAAAGAAATTCGCGCTGACATCATTGAGCACGTCATTACGCCCATCGTTCCGACGCACTTGATTGACGGCAACACGCGCATTCTGGTAAATCCTACAGGACGCTTCGTGAAAGGCGGCCCCATGGCCGATACCGGCTTGACGGGACGCAAGATTATTGTAGACACTTATGGCGGCTGGGTGCCTCACGGCGGCGGGGCGTTCTCCGGCAAAGATCCCACTAAGGTAGACCGCAGCGGAGCCTATATGGCGCGTTACGCCACTAAGAACATCGTGGCCGCGGGGATCGCCGACCAGTGCCAGGTCCAGGTGGCCTATGCTATCGGCGTGGCGGAACCGGTCTCTCTGAACGTAAACACTTTCGGAACGGGAAAAATCTCTGACGATAAGATCGCGGAGCTTCTACGCAAACACTTCGATTTCCGCCCCGCCGCCAGTATTCGCGACCTGGACCTGAGAAAACCTCAGTATCGCGCTTTGGCCGCTTATGGACACATGGGACGCATCGACATCACTCCCCTACCCGGCTGGGAAAAGACGGACCGCGCTGAGACGCTGAAAAAAGCCGCGGGTGCTTGA
- a CDS encoding acyl-CoA dehydratase activase codes for MSATEYAIENRELSRFSAAGKERIRLSLLHIGLDIGSTTAKSVVLDDDDQMIYSRYCRHFADIRSTTGSLVSEIQEIFHSSDVTIAVTGSGALALAKGMEVPFAQEVVACSASIGRYLKEVDVAIELGGEDAKLTFFDPSGADQRMNETCAGGTGAFIDQMAALLGTDAAGLNELAKHHKTLYPIASRCGVFAKTDVQALLNEGAAKADISASIFQAIVGQTISGLACGRKISGNVAFLGGPLYFLSELRARFIETLELSREQSVFPENSHLFVAIGAAILGKKSETVGLGNFQKKASFFLSTFLSTREMAGEITGNISSTVLSSLFVDGDSKREFKKRHSAHRVKRTSLASYSGDAYLGLDAGSTTTKAVLIGRDGDLLFSRYCRTGGKEPVETVKEILMDLYSQLPEGARIKKSGVTGYGEKLIQTAFGVEIGEVETVAHARAAGFVLPGVEFVIDIGGQDMKCFGVRDGVITRVFLNEACSSGCGSFLQSFAEAQGVSVEDFALMAEESLMPVDLGSRCTVFMNSRVRQAQKEGAGIHDIAAGLVYSVVRNALYKVLKLKGAEELGEKIVVQGGAFKNDALLRAFELVTGREVVRPDISELMGAFGAALLARDGDNKNNDDRDNKNNGEESRLIELIDKKSLETLNGITSTSRCAGCGNRCLLTFTDFGGGRSCVSGSRCERGIGDKKKKANLPPNLWEKKYQRLFGTYTPLPQNQAPRGIIGVPRALNMYEDYPFWFTFLTELGFRVELSRAHPDENLGMDTIPSQALCYPAKLVHRHVADLLSRDIKRIFYPVLLRAPREFADAHQSFNCPVVVGYPDVAALNVEVSGKEADFIRPTLPFGFSLWENQTLWENQTMKGLYEAFAHIGALSWEMKAAVKKALEAQRIYRADVQQYGEEAVAYLRKTGGAGVVLAGHPYHLDPEVHHGIPDLMASYGVTVLTEDSICHKTGEIEGMDPLYVVDQWAYHSRLYRAATVVARHSDFTNVQMVQLNSFGCGLDAISADQVVELLQRAGKPHTLLRIDEGKNNGAARIRIRSLLASMNKGGGVENQDDSDRIPSFSDFRYPRSPRTEGVRTILCPPLSAHHFHFLRTAMGKEGLDFRVLPEGGRAEVELGLKYVNNDVCYPSMMVVGQFLRALTSGEYDLDRTDCFYAQTGGVCRASNYVPLLRKALDSAGFKRVRVLAANALNTNAEGTEKFSIPLRALWRCLLGMLYGDMLMRLLYGTRPYELARGSAEKLYNHWVARCDKNVGKGKWAVFKDDMRHMVSDFAALPVNPVPRPKVGIVGEILVKYHAGANERLVDLIEAEGGEAVVSDIASFVLYCVFDPIGCRKKISRSLFSSFLRQLGVGFLERMRNPMREALKGTRFGEIPTIRELASRSEALVSPANQAGEGWLLVAEIMHLMESGVKNILCVQPFACLPNHVTGRGVIKELKRLYRDANVLALDYDASASNVNQLNRIKLLMGTARM; via the coding sequence ATGTCCGCAACGGAATATGCCATTGAGAACCGAGAACTGTCCCGTTTCTCCGCTGCGGGAAAGGAGAGGATACGATTGTCTCTATTACACATTGGGCTCGATATAGGATCCACGACGGCAAAATCGGTCGTTCTCGACGATGATGACCAAATGATCTATAGCCGATATTGCCGGCACTTCGCTGACATTCGTTCGACTACGGGCTCATTGGTGTCCGAAATTCAGGAAATTTTTCATAGCTCCGACGTCACCATCGCCGTAACCGGATCGGGGGCTCTCGCTTTAGCGAAGGGAATGGAAGTTCCCTTTGCTCAGGAAGTGGTCGCGTGTTCCGCAAGCATCGGGAGATATCTAAAGGAGGTGGATGTGGCGATAGAACTGGGCGGAGAGGACGCGAAACTGACGTTTTTCGATCCCTCCGGCGCGGATCAAAGAATGAACGAAACCTGCGCGGGCGGAACAGGAGCTTTTATTGATCAGATGGCGGCGTTGCTGGGAACGGACGCAGCCGGCCTGAATGAGCTGGCAAAACACCACAAAACCCTATACCCCATTGCCTCGCGCTGCGGCGTTTTCGCCAAAACGGACGTTCAAGCTCTTCTGAATGAGGGAGCAGCCAAAGCGGACATCTCCGCGTCAATCTTTCAAGCCATCGTCGGTCAAACCATAAGCGGCCTTGCCTGCGGGAGAAAAATATCGGGAAACGTCGCCTTTCTCGGAGGGCCTCTGTACTTCCTTTCCGAGCTTCGCGCCCGTTTTATAGAGACTCTGGAACTATCTCGGGAGCAAAGCGTTTTCCCAGAAAATTCCCACCTTTTCGTCGCCATCGGCGCGGCTATTCTCGGTAAAAAAAGTGAAACGGTGGGTCTCGGCAACTTTCAGAAGAAAGCCTCCTTTTTTCTATCCACTTTTCTATCCACGAGGGAGATGGCGGGGGAGATAACCGGAAACATTTCCTCCACGGTGCTTAGCTCGCTCTTCGTCGACGGAGATTCCAAGCGGGAGTTCAAAAAAAGACACTCTGCCCATCGCGTGAAACGGACAAGCCTGGCCTCGTACTCTGGCGACGCCTATCTGGGTTTGGACGCCGGCTCTACGACGACGAAAGCCGTCTTGATCGGCCGGGACGGAGATCTGCTGTTTTCCCGATACTGCCGGACGGGTGGGAAGGAGCCCGTTGAAACGGTAAAAGAGATTCTGATGGACTTGTATTCCCAGTTGCCGGAAGGGGCACGGATTAAGAAAAGTGGTGTCACCGGCTACGGGGAAAAACTTATACAGACGGCCTTTGGCGTCGAAATTGGCGAGGTAGAGACCGTAGCTCACGCGCGCGCCGCAGGATTCGTGCTACCCGGCGTCGAGTTCGTCATCGACATCGGTGGCCAAGACATGAAGTGCTTCGGCGTGCGCGACGGCGTCATCACCCGCGTTTTCTTGAATGAGGCCTGCTCTTCCGGCTGCGGTTCGTTCTTACAAAGTTTCGCCGAAGCTCAAGGAGTGTCGGTGGAGGACTTTGCCCTCATGGCGGAGGAATCTCTCATGCCGGTGGATTTGGGGTCGCGATGCACGGTTTTCATGAACTCGCGGGTCCGGCAAGCGCAAAAAGAGGGAGCGGGCATCCACGATATTGCCGCGGGGCTCGTTTACTCAGTGGTCCGCAACGCGCTGTACAAGGTCCTGAAGCTGAAGGGAGCGGAGGAACTGGGGGAGAAAATCGTTGTTCAGGGAGGCGCCTTCAAGAATGACGCTCTGCTCCGAGCCTTTGAGCTCGTGACCGGCCGGGAGGTGGTTCGTCCAGATATCTCCGAACTCATGGGTGCCTTTGGGGCAGCGCTTCTCGCGAGAGATGGAGACAATAAAAATAATGACGACAGAGACAACAAAAATAATGGAGAAGAAAGCCGGCTGATCGAGCTGATCGATAAGAAAAGCCTCGAAACGTTGAATGGCATAACGTCCACCTCGCGGTGCGCTGGGTGCGGCAACAGGTGCCTTTTGACCTTCACGGATTTCGGAGGCGGCCGAAGCTGCGTATCGGGTAGCCGTTGCGAACGGGGAATCGGAGACAAGAAAAAAAAGGCAAACCTTCCGCCCAATCTCTGGGAAAAAAAATATCAAAGGCTTTTTGGAACCTATACCCCCCTTCCCCAGAATCAAGCTCCAAGAGGAATCATTGGAGTTCCGAGAGCGCTCAATATGTATGAGGACTATCCTTTTTGGTTCACGTTTCTCACTGAACTGGGTTTTCGCGTGGAGCTTTCGCGCGCTCACCCGGATGAAAACCTGGGCATGGATACAATCCCGTCCCAGGCCCTCTGCTATCCCGCGAAGCTCGTCCACAGACACGTGGCGGACCTTTTGTCGCGAGACATAAAGCGAATTTTCTACCCGGTCCTTCTACGAGCGCCCCGAGAATTTGCGGACGCCCATCAAAGTTTCAATTGTCCGGTGGTGGTCGGGTATCCTGATGTGGCGGCGCTCAATGTGGAAGTTTCAGGAAAAGAGGCGGACTTCATACGCCCAACGCTTCCTTTCGGTTTTTCGCTTTGGGAAAACCAAACGCTTTGGGAAAACCAAACAATGAAGGGACTTTATGAAGCCTTCGCCCATATCGGGGCATTGTCATGGGAAATGAAGGCAGCCGTCAAAAAAGCCTTGGAGGCGCAACGGATCTATAGAGCCGATGTCCAGCAATACGGAGAGGAAGCCGTCGCGTATCTCCGCAAAACCGGAGGAGCGGGAGTGGTCCTAGCCGGGCATCCCTATCACTTGGACCCTGAGGTCCACCACGGAATTCCAGACCTGATGGCAAGCTATGGCGTGACGGTGCTAACCGAGGACTCGATCTGCCACAAAACGGGAGAAATCGAGGGCATGGACCCCTTGTACGTTGTGGATCAATGGGCGTATCATTCCCGCCTCTATAGGGCCGCCACGGTGGTTGCGCGTCATTCGGACTTCACGAACGTGCAGATGGTGCAGTTAAATTCCTTCGGCTGCGGTCTGGACGCCATCAGCGCTGACCAGGTCGTGGAGTTGCTCCAGCGTGCTGGTAAGCCGCACACGCTGCTCCGAATCGACGAGGGGAAAAACAATGGGGCGGCGCGAATAAGAATTCGGTCTCTACTGGCCTCTATGAACAAGGGAGGTGGCGTCGAAAATCAGGACGATTCGGACAGGATCCCGTCTTTCTCGGATTTTCGATACCCTCGATCACCACGGACTGAGGGAGTCCGTACAATCCTTTGCCCGCCTCTTTCCGCGCATCATTTCCACTTTTTGCGGACCGCGATGGGCAAAGAGGGCTTAGATTTCCGCGTGCTCCCGGAGGGGGGACGGGCGGAAGTGGAGCTAGGCCTAAAGTACGTCAACAACGATGTGTGTTACCCCTCTATGATGGTTGTGGGGCAGTTCCTGAGAGCTTTGACGAGCGGAGAGTACGACCTCGACAGGACGGACTGTTTTTACGCCCAAACGGGTGGGGTGTGCCGGGCAAGCAATTACGTGCCGCTTCTGAGGAAGGCGCTGGACTCCGCCGGGTTCAAACGCGTCAGGGTTCTCGCCGCTAACGCTTTAAACACAAACGCCGAGGGAACCGAGAAGTTTTCGATTCCTTTACGCGCTCTTTGGAGATGTCTATTGGGCATGTTGTATGGGGACATGCTGATGAGACTGCTGTACGGAACCCGCCCTTACGAACTCGCGCGAGGAAGCGCGGAAAAACTTTACAACCATTGGGTCGCTCGTTGCGACAAAAACGTTGGAAAAGGGAAATGGGCCGTTTTCAAAGACGATATGCGGCACATGGTGTCAGATTTCGCCGCTTTGCCCGTCAACCCGGTTCCACGCCCAAAAGTGGGAATTGTAGGCGAAATCTTGGTCAAGTATCACGCGGGAGCCAACGAACGACTTGTGGATTTGATCGAGGCGGAGGGCGGCGAGGCCGTGGTCTCGGACATTGCCAGTTTTGTGCTTTACTGTGTCTTCGACCCTATTGGTTGTCGAAAAAAAATATCGAGGAGCCTGTTTTCAAGTTTTTTGAGGCAGCTTGGCGTGGGTTTTCTAGAGCGTATGAGAAATCCTATGCGTGAGGCCCTGAAGGGAACTCGCTTCGGAGAAATTCCCACCATTCGTGAATTGGCGTCCCGGAGCGAGGCTCTTGTGTCGCCCGCGAACCAGGCCGGCGAGGGGTGGCTACTCGTTGCCGAAATCATGCACTTGATGGAAAGTGGAGTCAAGAATATCCTCTGCGTCCAGCCTTTCGCGTGTCTACCGAACCACGTGACCGGCAGAGGCGTTATAAAGGAACTCAAGCGCCTTTACAGGGACGCGAATGTCCTCGCGCTGGATTACGACGCGAGCGCCAGCAATGTCAACCAGCTCAATCGGATCAAATTGCTGATGGGAACGGCCAGAATGTGA